The Geobacter sp. AOG2 genome includes a window with the following:
- the mce gene encoding methylmalonyl-CoA epimerase produces MLTKINHIGIAVKSLDEALPFYRDNLGMAFAGIEEVAEQKVRVAMLQVGESKIELLEPTSGESPVAKFMEKNGPGIHHLAYEVEDIEAAIAKLLADGARMIDERPRNGAHGTRIAFVHPKSSNGVLTELCQAGC; encoded by the coding sequence ATGCTTACCAAAATCAATCATATCGGCATTGCCGTGAAGTCGCTGGACGAGGCGCTGCCGTTCTACCGGGATAATCTGGGGATGGCCTTTGCGGGCATCGAAGAGGTCGCCGAACAAAAGGTGCGGGTCGCCATGCTCCAGGTGGGCGAATCCAAGATCGAACTCCTGGAACCGACGAGCGGGGAGAGCCCGGTGGCGAAGTTCATGGAAAAGAACGGCCCCGGCATCCATCACCTGGCATACGAGGTGGAGGATATCGAAGCCGCCATCGCCAAACTTCTGGCCGACGGGGCGCGGATGATCGACGAGCGGCCGCGTAACGGCGCCCACGGAACGCGGATCGCGTTTGTGCATCCCAAGAGCAGTAACGGGGTCCTGACAGAGTTGTGCCAGGCTGGTTGCTGA
- the rplM gene encoding 50S ribosomal protein L13: MKTEVAKAENVKRDWYLVDAQDAVLGRLATQIANVLRGKNKAIFTPSVDTGDFVIVVNAEKIALTGRKLDDKMYYHHTGFPGGLKEITAGKLLEKKPEDLIRKAVKGMLPKNKLARHMLKKLKVYAGASHPHDAQQPKNLAF; encoded by the coding sequence ATGAAAACCGAAGTTGCAAAAGCGGAAAACGTAAAACGTGATTGGTACCTGGTCGATGCGCAGGATGCCGTGTTGGGACGTCTTGCCACCCAGATCGCTAATGTGTTGCGCGGCAAGAACAAGGCCATTTTTACCCCCAGCGTGGACACCGGTGACTTCGTCATCGTGGTGAACGCAGAGAAGATCGCGCTGACCGGCCGCAAGCTGGACGACAAGATGTACTATCACCACACCGGTTTCCCGGGCGGCCTGAAAGAGATCACCGCAGGCAAGCTTCTGGAGAAAAAACCGGAAGACCTCATCCGCAAGGCTGTCAAGGGCATGCTCCCCAAGAATAAACTTGCCCGGCACATGCTCAAGAAACTCAAGGTCTATGCCGGCGCCAGCCATCCCCACGACGCCCAGCAGCCCAAGAACCTGGCATTTTAA
- the rpsI gene encoding 30S ribosomal protein S9, with protein MAAVSYYGTGKRKSSIARVWLKPGAGKITVNDKTLDEYFGRETSKMVVRQPLELVEKVGVYDIYVTVQGGGDSGQAGAIKHGITKALLETDAELRGVLKKAGFITRDSRVKERKKYGRAAARARFQFSKR; from the coding sequence ATGGCAGCAGTCAGCTATTATGGCACAGGAAAACGCAAGAGCTCGATAGCCCGCGTATGGCTCAAGCCGGGCGCCGGGAAGATCACGGTCAACGACAAGACCCTGGACGAGTACTTCGGCCGCGAGACCTCCAAGATGGTCGTGCGTCAGCCGCTGGAACTGGTCGAGAAGGTCGGCGTGTACGATATCTACGTAACGGTACAGGGCGGGGGCGACTCCGGCCAGGCCGGCGCCATCAAGCACGGCATCACCAAGGCCCTGCTGGAGACCGACGCCGAACTGCGCGGCGTGCTCAAGAAAGCCGGCTTCATTACGCGCGATTCCCGCGTGAAAGAGCGTAAAAAATACGGCAGGGCCGCAGCCCGCGCACGGTTCCAGTTCTCCAAGCGTTAA
- the argC gene encoding N-acetyl-gamma-glutamyl-phosphate reductase, with protein sequence MLNVAIVGASGYTGLELIRILYCHPEVAVTCLTSEQSAGKRISEVFPTLRGRCDLVLENLEPVRVAEKADVIFTALPHKAAMEVVPTFLKLGKTVIDLSADYRLSDPAVYGAWYEKHLNPANLKKAVYGLPEIRRAKIKGARLVANPGCYPTSIILGLAPLLKKGLIDPHSIIADSASGTSGAGRSAKVDSLYCEVNEGFKAYGVGGAHRHTPEIEQELSLLAGTDLKITFTPHLVPMDRGILSTIYATPAKEATTEKLVALYQEFYGGEPFVRVLPQGSLPSTAFVRGSNFCDIAPLVDSRTGRVIVVSAIDNLVKGASGQAVQNMNLACGLPETMGLDGLALFP encoded by the coding sequence ATGTTGAACGTTGCCATCGTCGGAGCCAGCGGCTACACCGGGCTGGAGTTGATCCGCATCCTGTACTGCCACCCCGAGGTCGCCGTGACCTGCCTGACCTCCGAGCAGAGCGCCGGGAAGCGGATCTCCGAGGTCTTTCCCACCCTGCGGGGACGCTGCGACCTGGTGCTGGAGAACCTGGAGCCGGTGCGGGTCGCGGAGAAGGCCGACGTCATCTTCACGGCCCTGCCCCACAAGGCGGCCATGGAGGTGGTGCCCACCTTCCTGAAGCTGGGCAAGACGGTGATAGACCTGTCGGCCGACTACCGGCTCTCCGACCCTGCGGTCTACGGAGCCTGGTATGAAAAGCACCTCAACCCGGCCAACCTGAAAAAGGCGGTCTACGGCCTGCCGGAGATCAGGCGGGCCAAGATCAAGGGGGCGCGGCTGGTGGCCAACCCCGGCTGTTACCCCACCAGCATCATCCTCGGCCTGGCGCCGCTTTTGAAAAAGGGGCTGATCGATCCGCACAGCATCATCGCCGATTCCGCCTCGGGCACGAGCGGCGCCGGCAGGTCGGCCAAGGTGGACAGCCTGTACTGCGAGGTGAACGAGGGTTTCAAGGCCTACGGCGTCGGCGGAGCCCACCGGCATACGCCGGAGATCGAGCAGGAGCTGTCGCTGTTGGCCGGGACCGACCTCAAGATCACCTTTACCCCGCATCTGGTCCCCATGGACCGGGGAATACTCTCCACCATATACGCAACCCCCGCGAAAGAGGCGACGACCGAAAAGCTGGTTGCCCTCTACCAGGAATTCTATGGCGGCGAGCCCTTCGTGCGGGTGCTTCCCCAGGGGAGCCTCCCCTCGACCGCGTTCGTGCGCGGGTCCAACTTCTGCGACATCGCCCCCCTGGTCGACAGCCGCACCGGGCGGGTCATCGTGGTTTCGGCCATCGACAATCTGGTCAAAGGCGCCTCGGGCCAGGCGGTGCAGAATATGAACCTGGCCTGCGGACTCCCGGAGACCATGGGGCTTGACGGTCTGGCGCTCTTCCCTTGA
- a CDS encoding YgiQ family radical SAM protein, protein MTGHLPLDLAEARARGWNELDVVFVSGDAYIDHPAFGIPLLARWLEAHGFRVGIIPQPDWRSKEPFMALGRPKLFFAVSAGAMDSMVAHYTPARKLRHDDAYTPGNRHGARPNRATIIYTSRLKEAYKDVPVVIGGIEASLRRFAHYDYWENKVRRSILLDAKADLLIYGMGESPLLELARRMAGGEPFSEIRNLRGACRIAKGTDGAPAGPENGESVFLPSFDDAAADKKKFAEAFRLAYREQNPFSARTIVQPHGDRLLVCNPPAFPLSQADMDRVYALPFEKTPHPSYREPIPAWEQIKTSITSHRGCFGGCAFCAIAMHQGKVIQSRSEASIIGEVDAMARQGWFRGSISDVGGPTANMYGLACKNPEAMRVCRRESCIYPAVCAHLETSDKRAVALLQQVRNRQGVKHVAVSSGVRYDLMERQPGYFRELVGHHVSGLLKIAPEHLAEHVTALMRKPGRKPFERFLARFREESIRLGKRQHIVPYLISGHPGCTVADMLDLALALKKLGMMVEQVQDFTPTPGTLSTCMYYTGIDPENGKRVYVPAGDREKGLQKALLLWHQPGERNKVLEALREAGREDAAAMLGVAGGGVPGRGNLPDPRRKTKKTR, encoded by the coding sequence TTGACCGGTCACCTGCCCCTGGATCTTGCCGAAGCGCGGGCACGAGGGTGGAACGAACTGGATGTCGTCTTTGTCAGCGGCGACGCCTACATCGACCACCCGGCCTTCGGGATTCCGCTCCTGGCCCGCTGGCTGGAGGCCCACGGCTTCCGGGTGGGGATCATCCCCCAGCCGGACTGGCGCTCCAAGGAGCCCTTCATGGCGCTGGGGCGTCCAAAGCTGTTCTTTGCCGTGTCGGCCGGGGCCATGGATTCCATGGTGGCCCACTACACCCCGGCGCGCAAGCTGCGCCACGATGACGCCTATACGCCGGGCAACCGCCACGGCGCCCGCCCCAATCGCGCCACCATCATCTATACCTCGCGCCTGAAAGAGGCCTATAAGGATGTGCCGGTGGTTATCGGCGGCATCGAGGCCTCCCTGCGCCGGTTCGCCCACTACGACTATTGGGAGAACAAGGTGCGCCGCTCGATCCTTCTGGACGCCAAGGCCGACCTTTTGATCTACGGCATGGGGGAGTCGCCGCTCTTGGAGCTGGCGCGGCGCATGGCGGGGGGGGAGCCGTTTTCGGAGATCCGCAACCTGCGGGGCGCCTGCCGGATCGCGAAGGGGACGGACGGAGCCCCGGCAGGCCCGGAGAACGGGGAGAGCGTCTTTCTCCCCTCCTTCGACGATGCGGCCGCCGACAAGAAAAAATTCGCCGAGGCGTTCCGCCTGGCCTACCGGGAGCAAAACCCCTTCTCCGCACGGACCATCGTCCAGCCCCACGGCGACCGCCTGCTGGTGTGCAATCCGCCGGCCTTCCCCCTGAGCCAGGCCGACATGGACCGGGTCTATGCGCTCCCCTTCGAAAAGACGCCCCATCCCTCCTACCGGGAGCCGATACCGGCCTGGGAGCAGATCAAGACGTCCATCACCAGCCATCGCGGTTGTTTCGGCGGCTGCGCGTTCTGCGCCATCGCCATGCACCAGGGGAAGGTGATCCAGTCCCGCAGCGAGGCCTCGATCATCGGCGAGGTCGACGCCATGGCCCGCCAGGGGTGGTTCCGGGGCAGTATCAGCGACGTGGGCGGGCCGACCGCCAACATGTACGGCCTGGCCTGCAAAAATCCCGAGGCCATGCGGGTCTGCCGCCGGGAGAGCTGCATCTATCCCGCCGTCTGCGCCCATCTGGAAACCTCCGATAAACGCGCCGTCGCCCTCCTGCAGCAGGTACGGAACCGGCAGGGGGTCAAGCATGTGGCGGTTTCGTCGGGGGTGCGCTACGACCTGATGGAGCGGCAACCGGGCTATTTTCGCGAACTGGTGGGGCATCACGTGAGCGGCCTGCTCAAGATCGCCCCCGAGCATCTCGCGGAGCATGTCACGGCGCTGATGCGCAAACCGGGGAGGAAGCCCTTCGAACGCTTTTTGGCCCGCTTTCGCGAGGAAAGCATCCGCCTCGGCAAACGGCAGCACATCGTGCCCTACCTGATCTCGGGCCACCCCGGCTGTACCGTGGCGGACATGCTCGATCTGGCCCTGGCCCTCAAAAAACTGGGGATGATGGTCGAGCAGGTCCAGGACTTCACCCCGACACCGGGGACGCTTTCCACCTGCATGTACTACACCGGTATCGACCCGGAAAACGGCAAGCGGGTGTATGTCCCGGCCGGCGACCGGGAGAAGGGGTTGCAGAAGGCGCTTCTGCTGTGGCACCAGCCGGGTGAGAGGAACAAGGTTCTGGAGGCGCTCAGGGAGGCGGGGCGCGAGGACGCGGCGGCGATGCTGGGCGTGGCGGGCGGCGGCGTGCCGGGGCGGGGGAACCTGCCCGATCCCCGCCGGAAAACAAAAAAAACCCGCTGA
- a CDS encoding cold-shock protein has product MAQGKVKWFNDTKGFGFIEQEGGEDVFVHFSAIVGDGFKSLAEGDAVTFDITQGPKGLQASNVNKIK; this is encoded by the coding sequence ATGGCACAGGGCAAGGTTAAATGGTTTAACGACACGAAGGGTTTCGGTTTTATCGAGCAGGAGGGCGGCGAAGACGTTTTCGTTCATTTCTCCGCCATCGTGGGTGACGGCTTCAAATCCCTCGCCGAAGGCGACGCGGTCACCTTCGACATCACCCAGGGTCCCAAGGGACTCCAGGCTTCCAACGTCAACAAGATCAAGTAA
- a CDS encoding phospholipid-binding protein MlaC yields MLKRYIVIIMAGVFLAGNAFAGATDDVKKTVNEVVRIVADKNLKKHDQERRKALKKAISVIFDYSEMAKRSLGRHWNQRSPAERKQFTDLFASLLENSYAGKIESYNNEKIVYLNESIDGNYAEVRSKVITPKRDEYSLDYRLLNENGKWMVYDVVIEGVSLVSNYRTQFNRIITANGYNELVKKLQTKTDELKAP; encoded by the coding sequence ATGCTGAAACGCTACATCGTCATAATCATGGCCGGTGTGTTCCTGGCAGGCAACGCCTTTGCCGGAGCCACCGACGACGTCAAAAAGACCGTGAACGAAGTGGTCCGCATCGTAGCCGACAAAAACCTGAAAAAACACGACCAGGAACGGCGCAAGGCCCTCAAAAAGGCTATCAGCGTCATCTTCGACTATTCCGAGATGGCGAAACGCTCCCTCGGCAGGCACTGGAACCAGCGCAGCCCGGCCGAACGCAAGCAGTTCACCGACCTTTTCGCGTCGCTTCTGGAAAACTCCTATGCCGGCAAGATCGAGTCCTACAACAACGAGAAGATCGTCTACCTGAATGAAAGCATCGACGGCAACTATGCCGAGGTCAGGTCCAAGGTGATCACCCCGAAGCGGGACGAATACTCGCTGGACTACCGCCTGCTCAACGAGAACGGCAAATGGATGGTGTACGACGTGGTCATCGAAGGGGTCAGCCTGGTGTCCAATTATCGCACCCAGTTCAACAGGATCATCACCGCCAACGGCTACAACGAACTGGTCAAAAAACTCCAGACGAAAACCGATGAATTGAAGGCGCCGTAA
- a CDS encoding TolC family protein, translating to MKSRFVSILVAGAFFGSLSCSHAAEEVPANKLTLGLNDCIRMALKSAPELGEAQADIELTASKLEEAKSNRYPQIEAISLFGPAPQARATDITPTIATDRRTKLSELTWFTSADATLIQPLYTFGKISENMKAATHGIAVDRSRKEQRANEIALKVREYYFGLMLARELKELVLEVQDDLTSARKKAQKLLDEGSESVDQIDIYKLDAFSGEVVKLLEEAKKGEKLALAALRTRLGLAADTPLDIANERLTMDEEVVPAYDSFVERARSRRPEYRQIAEGLKARAALVEAAKANYYPDIFLGGLVSWAYADDRDRINNPYITDSYKHFYGGAALGVRWKLDFGITGSKVAGEQAQYNRLLSTKEFADANIPLQIKKYYLDLQEADKSVTATKSAYSNAKKWAVAALANFDFGVGPAKEIFDALEAYARMRAEYFQAIYNYKIARANLDYAVGEPPLDGGK from the coding sequence ATGAAATCACGCTTCGTATCGATCCTGGTCGCCGGGGCTTTCTTCGGTTCCCTTTCCTGTAGCCACGCCGCGGAAGAGGTTCCCGCAAACAAGTTGACGCTTGGCTTGAACGACTGTATCCGCATGGCCCTTAAGTCTGCACCGGAACTGGGCGAGGCCCAGGCCGACATCGAGCTGACCGCCAGCAAACTGGAAGAGGCCAAGTCCAACCGCTATCCCCAGATCGAGGCCATAAGCCTGTTCGGCCCCGCCCCCCAGGCCCGGGCAACGGACATCACCCCCACCATCGCGACCGACCGGCGCACCAAGCTCAGCGAACTCACCTGGTTCACCAGCGCCGACGCCACGCTCATCCAGCCGCTCTACACCTTCGGCAAGATCTCCGAGAATATGAAGGCCGCCACCCACGGCATCGCGGTGGACCGCTCCCGCAAGGAACAGCGCGCCAACGAGATCGCCCTCAAGGTGCGGGAGTACTATTTCGGCCTGATGCTGGCGCGTGAGCTGAAAGAGCTGGTGCTCGAGGTCCAGGACGATCTGACGAGCGCACGCAAGAAGGCCCAGAAACTCCTGGATGAAGGTTCGGAATCGGTCGACCAGATCGATATCTACAAGCTGGACGCCTTCTCCGGCGAGGTCGTCAAGCTGCTGGAAGAAGCGAAAAAAGGGGAAAAACTGGCCTTGGCGGCGCTCAGGACGCGCCTCGGGCTTGCGGCCGACACCCCGCTGGATATCGCCAACGAACGGCTGACCATGGACGAAGAGGTGGTCCCGGCCTATGACAGCTTCGTGGAAAGGGCTCGCTCACGGCGGCCCGAATACCGCCAGATCGCCGAAGGACTCAAGGCCCGCGCCGCACTGGTCGAGGCGGCCAAAGCCAATTATTACCCCGACATCTTCCTGGGCGGCCTCGTCTCCTGGGCCTACGCCGACGACCGCGACCGCATCAACAACCCCTACATCACCGACTCGTACAAACATTTTTACGGCGGCGCCGCCCTGGGCGTGCGCTGGAAACTGGATTTCGGCATCACCGGCTCCAAGGTGGCCGGCGAACAGGCCCAATACAACCGGTTGCTCAGCACCAAGGAGTTCGCCGACGCCAATATCCCGTTGCAGATCAAAAAATATTACCTGGACCTGCAGGAGGCCGACAAGAGCGTCACGGCAACCAAGTCGGCCTACTCCAACGCGAAAAAATGGGCGGTGGCCGCCCTGGCCAACTTCGATTTCGGCGTCGGCCCCGCCAAGGAGATATTCGATGCCCTGGAGGCCTACGCCCGTATGCGCGCCGAATACTTCCAGGCCATCTACAACTACAAGATCGCCAGGGCCAACCTGGACTATGCCGTCGGGGAACCGCCCCTGGACGGCGGAAAATGA
- the mlaD gene encoding outer membrane lipid asymmetry maintenance protein MlaD — protein MNMAKLEMMVGTFMIIGILCLGYLSVKLGKMELMGGDYYTVSAKFDSVSGLKPGARVEIAGVEVGKVDRITLDTKGWDQALAYLKIKSDTKIGDDVIASVRTSGIIGDKFIMLKPGGSDHFLKNNDTIRETESAIDIEELISKFIHGKV, from the coding sequence ATGAACATGGCAAAATTGGAAATGATGGTCGGCACATTCATGATCATCGGCATACTCTGCCTCGGCTACCTCTCGGTCAAACTCGGCAAGATGGAGTTGATGGGAGGCGACTACTACACGGTTTCGGCCAAATTCGATTCGGTATCGGGCCTGAAGCCGGGGGCGCGGGTGGAGATCGCCGGGGTCGAGGTCGGCAAGGTGGACCGCATCACGCTGGACACCAAGGGGTGGGATCAGGCGCTTGCCTACCTCAAGATCAAGAGCGACACCAAGATCGGCGACGACGTCATCGCTTCCGTGCGCACCAGCGGCATCATCGGCGACAAGTTCATCATGCTCAAACCGGGCGGCTCCGACCACTTTCTCAAAAACAACGACACGATCCGCGAGACCGAATCTGCCATCGATATCGAAGAACTGATCAGCAAATTCATCCACGGAAAGGTCTGA
- a CDS encoding ABC transporter ATP-binding protein, with product MIKLTDVHKSFGAQKVLNGLNLEIPEGKVTAIIGPSGEGKSVLLKHIIGLLQPDSGRIEVDGENIIGLRRSQLNRIREKFGMLFQNAALFDSMNVFENVAFPLQEKTKLARDEIRRRVLSALEDVGLKNVENKFPDELSGGMKKRVGLARAVVLGPKIILFDEPTTGLDPVIKRAIHHLIRETHAKFGYTAVVVSHEIPDIFDIAQNVAMLYKGEILQHGTPEEIQASTHPVVRQFISGSLDGPIHLG from the coding sequence ATGATAAAACTGACCGACGTACATAAATCCTTTGGCGCCCAGAAGGTCTTAAACGGCCTCAACCTCGAGATCCCCGAGGGCAAGGTCACGGCCATCATCGGCCCCAGCGGTGAAGGCAAGAGCGTCCTGCTCAAGCACATCATCGGCCTGCTGCAGCCGGATAGCGGCCGGATCGAGGTGGACGGCGAGAACATCATAGGATTGCGCCGCTCCCAGTTGAACCGCATCCGGGAGAAGTTCGGCATGCTGTTCCAGAATGCGGCCCTGTTCGACTCCATGAATGTGTTCGAGAACGTGGCCTTTCCGCTCCAGGAAAAGACGAAACTGGCCAGGGACGAGATCCGCCGCCGGGTGCTCTCCGCCCTGGAGGATGTGGGGCTCAAGAACGTGGAGAACAAGTTCCCGGACGAACTTTCCGGCGGGATGAAGAAACGGGTGGGACTGGCGCGGGCCGTGGTGCTCGGCCCCAAGATCATCCTCTTCGACGAGCCGACCACCGGGCTCGATCCGGTCATCAAGCGGGCCATCCACCACCTGATCCGGGAAACCCACGCCAAGTTCGGCTATACGGCGGTGGTCGTTTCCCATGAGATACCGGATATCTTCGACATCGCCCAGAACGTGGCCATGCTGTATAAGGGAGAGATTCTCCAGCACGGGACGCCGGAAGAGATCCAGGCCTCGACCCACCCGGTAGTGAGGCAATTTATCAGTGGAAGCCTGGACGGCCCAATTCATCTGGGGTAA
- a CDS encoding ABC transporter permease, with the protein MSNPVQAIGRLTIRYVRELGRMGWFILYSLYMIVRRPGHPLYILKQMRFIGTKSLFVIVLTAAFTGMVLGLQGYYTLAKFGSEGMLGTAVALSLIRELGPVLAALMVTGRAGSAITAEIGIMRISEQIDALETMALDPFKYLITPKFVAAMISLPLLCAIFDVVGIYGGWLVGVKLLGVNPGAYFYEMEKSVVWRDVYSGIIKSFSFGMIIAWVSCYKGYFSGHGAEGVSRATTESVVLTSVLVLVWDYFLTSILL; encoded by the coding sequence GTGTCAAATCCGGTCCAGGCCATAGGCCGTCTGACAATCAGGTATGTGCGGGAATTGGGCAGAATGGGATGGTTCATCCTCTACTCCCTCTACATGATCGTCCGCCGGCCGGGCCATCCGCTCTACATACTCAAGCAGATGCGCTTCATCGGCACCAAATCGCTGTTCGTCATCGTGCTGACCGCCGCCTTCACCGGCATGGTGCTGGGCTTGCAGGGGTACTATACCCTGGCCAAATTCGGTTCCGAGGGGATGCTGGGGACCGCCGTGGCCCTCTCCCTGATCCGTGAGCTGGGTCCGGTGCTGGCGGCCCTGATGGTGACCGGCCGGGCCGGCAGCGCCATTACCGCCGAAATCGGCATCATGCGCATCAGCGAGCAGATCGACGCCCTGGAGACCATGGCGCTGGACCCCTTCAAGTACCTGATCACCCCCAAATTCGTCGCCGCCATGATCTCGCTGCCGCTTTTGTGCGCCATCTTCGACGTGGTCGGCATCTACGGCGGCTGGCTGGTGGGGGTCAAGCTGCTGGGCGTCAACCCCGGAGCCTATTTCTACGAGATGGAGAAATCGGTCGTGTGGCGCGATGTCTACTCCGGCATAATCAAATCATTCTCGTTCGGGATGATCATCGCCTGGGTCAGCTGCTACAAAGGCTATTTCAGCGGCCATGGCGCCGAAGGGGTGTCCCGGGCCACGACGGAATCGGTGGTGTTGACCTCCGTCCTCGTCCTGGTATGGGACTACTTCCTGACCTCGATACTCTTATGA
- the hpnI gene encoding bacteriohopanetetrol glucosamine biosynthesis glycosyltransferase HpnI has translation MLRALLPFIVVLPSLAYSLISLACARRFFAATPPRSPEAPAITILKPVKGMDAGSYENFASFCRQEYAGPVQLLFAAASADDPVIPVIRRLMEEFGDDRVSLVVNPAIHGPNYKVSNLINAFPQARHDIVIVCDSDIRVPADYLKNVTAHFSDPQVGLVTSLYRTSSAPTMATAIEALGFTSEMIPNVLVALHLEGLSFALGASMAVRREALAAIGGFEALVDYLADDYQLGNKVHRAGWRIALDGTFVESMLKAEEVLPVLARQLRWARTMRVSRPGGYLASGITLPFPALLLAAFLAPSPAPALAAIALLYGVRLAVTTAFSRRFVRDRLLPAWLWLIPVRDMLAFFTWALSFLGNRVEWRGSRFRLRPGGKIEELA, from the coding sequence ATGCTGCGTGCGCTGCTCCCCTTCATCGTCGTCCTGCCGTCATTGGCCTACAGCCTGATCTCCCTGGCCTGCGCCCGGCGGTTCTTCGCCGCAACGCCCCCCCGTTCGCCGGAAGCCCCGGCCATCACCATCCTGAAACCGGTCAAGGGGATGGACGCCGGGAGTTACGAGAACTTTGCCTCCTTCTGCCGGCAGGAGTACGCAGGCCCGGTGCAGTTGCTGTTCGCCGCGGCATCGGCCGACGACCCGGTCATTCCGGTCATTCGCCGGCTCATGGAGGAGTTCGGCGACGACCGGGTTTCCCTGGTGGTCAATCCGGCCATCCACGGGCCGAACTACAAGGTATCCAACCTGATCAACGCCTTTCCCCAGGCCCGGCACGACATCGTCATCGTCTGCGACAGCGATATCCGCGTCCCGGCCGACTACCTGAAAAACGTGACCGCCCACTTCAGCGATCCCCAGGTTGGGCTGGTCACCTCGCTCTACCGGACCTCCAGCGCTCCCACCATGGCCACGGCCATCGAGGCCCTGGGCTTTACCTCCGAAATGATCCCCAACGTGCTGGTGGCGCTCCACCTGGAAGGGCTCTCCTTCGCCCTGGGGGCCTCCATGGCCGTGCGCCGCGAGGCCCTGGCGGCCATCGGCGGCTTCGAGGCCCTGGTGGATTACCTGGCCGACGACTACCAACTGGGCAACAAGGTGCACCGGGCCGGCTGGCGCATCGCCCTGGACGGCACCTTCGTGGAGAGCATGCTCAAGGCGGAAGAGGTACTGCCGGTGCTGGCGCGGCAACTGCGCTGGGCCCGCACCATGCGGGTCAGCAGGCCGGGCGGCTACCTGGCGTCGGGGATCACGCTCCCCTTTCCCGCCCTGCTGCTGGCGGCGTTCCTTGCCCCGTCTCCGGCCCCGGCGCTGGCCGCAATCGCCCTGCTGTACGGCGTGCGCCTCGCCGTCACCACCGCCTTCAGCCGCCGCTTCGTCCGCGACCGCCTCCTCCCCGCCTGGCTCTGGCTGATCCCGGTGCGGGACATGCTGGCCTTCTTCACCTGGGCCCTCTCCTTTCTCGGCAACCGGGTCGAATGGCGCGGCAGCCGCTTCCGGCTCAGGCCGGGGGGCAAGATCGAAGAGTTGGCCTGA
- a CDS encoding class I SAM-dependent methyltransferase, with amino-acid sequence MEKAVRLWYPLAAMTPDAPHDIPLLRGPVPLAHLLLRHFVRPGDRAVDATCGNGNDTLLLAELVGTGGKVWGFDIQREAIGNTARKLAASGLTERVTLIDGGHETMAERIDAPLNAVVFNLGYLPGGDRSVITRPETTGAALEQAAALLAPSGVVTLTIYPGHGGGGEERRLVEEWAATLRAPLFHVWRMGQINAAADAPYLILVQKGA; translated from the coding sequence GTGGAAAAAGCGGTCCGACTTTGGTACCCTCTGGCGGCCATGACTCCTGACGCACCCCACGATATCCCGCTCCTGCGCGGGCCGGTCCCCCTGGCGCACCTGCTGCTGCGGCACTTCGTCCGCCCCGGCGACCGGGCCGTGGACGCCACCTGCGGCAACGGCAACGATACGCTCCTCCTGGCGGAACTGGTAGGGACTGGGGGCAAGGTCTGGGGCTTCGACATCCAGCGGGAGGCCATCGGGAACACGGCCCGCAAACTGGCGGCGAGCGGTTTGACGGAGCGGGTGACGCTGATCGACGGGGGCCATGAAACCATGGCCGAACGGATCGACGCACCCCTGAACGCCGTGGTCTTCAACCTTGGCTATCTGCCGGGGGGCGACCGCAGCGTCATCACCCGGCCGGAGACCACCGGAGCGGCCCTGGAACAGGCTGCGGCCCTCCTGGCGCCGTCGGGCGTCGTGACGCTGACCATCTATCCCGGTCATGGAGGGGGCGGCGAGGAACGCCGCCTGGTGGAGGAATGGGCGGCGACGCTCAGGGCTCCCCTGTTCCACGTCTGGCGCATGGGCCAGATCAACGCCGCGGCCGACGCGCCGTACCTCATCCTCGTCCAGAAGGGCGCCTGA